From candidate division WOR-3 bacterium, one genomic window encodes:
- a CDS encoding DUF1614 domain-containing protein, with protein MFYLPFSIAVFIILILLLPVLFVLFSVGAIGIAFQKLGLSPGTGLMFFLFSLIGSAINIPIQQKCFTEPCNESDVSILYSFLFGMKPKYLERQVLAINLGGCILPCLLCLFLLFRTPLIPTLVCTLIMIIVSKLLARPTPGIGIAIPAFIPPIVSAILAMLFAGRADAAPVAYISGVLGVLIGADLMNIKTIQKFGRGIMSIGGAGVFDGIYLVGIIAVLIT; from the coding sequence ATGTTTTATTTACCATTTTCTATTGCAGTTTTTATTATATTAATTTTACTTTTGCCAGTTCTTTTTGTGCTTTTTTCCGTAGGTGCGATTGGTATTGCGTTTCAAAAATTAGGATTATCACCAGGAACAGGATTGATGTTCTTCTTGTTTTCGCTCATTGGTAGTGCAATCAATATTCCGATTCAACAGAAATGCTTTACTGAACCATGCAATGAATCAGATGTTTCTATCTTATATAGTTTTCTATTTGGAATGAAACCAAAATATTTAGAAAGACAAGTTCTGGCAATTAATCTTGGCGGATGCATCCTACCTTGTCTTTTGTGTTTGTTTCTATTATTCCGAACACCATTGATACCGACTTTAGTTTGTACACTTATTATGATTATCGTTTCAAAATTATTAGCCCGGCCAACACCGGGAATTGGCATAGCAATTCCCGCGTTTATTCCACCGATTGTTTCCGCAATTTTAGCAATGCTCTTCGCAGGACGTGCTGATGCGGCACCGGTTGCTTATATTTCAGGTGTGCTTGGGGTATTGATTGGTGCCGATTTAATGAACATCAAGACAATTCAAAAATTCGGTAGGGGGATAATGAGTATCGGTGGTGCCGGAGTGTTTGATGGGATTTATTTAGTGGGAATAATTGCGGTGTTGATTACTTGA
- the rsmG gene encoding 16S rRNA (guanine(527)-N(7))-methyltransferase RsmG: MLSTQWSVLSEWCKKLDINLVKEQLTKFQTYHQLLLDWNRRINLISRKDINRIISYHFIDSISAINEISEHSIVADLGTGAGLPGIPIKILRPDLKLYLVESIKKKALFLNEVLRTLQLNDAWVLNQRAETIKNLKFDFILARLLGKISEILPIAANLLFNQGKIIFYKVESSESEILQATHIAEKHKFILDKIKDTVLPTTKIKRRLVIYRKLKNSKNMME; the protein is encoded by the coding sequence GTGTTATCAACGCAATGGTCGGTGTTATCCGAATGGTGTAAAAAATTAGATATCAATCTGGTTAAAGAACAATTAACAAAGTTTCAAACCTATCATCAACTTTTACTTGATTGGAACCGTCGGATAAACCTTATATCCCGTAAAGACATTAACCGCATTATCTCGTATCATTTTATTGATTCAATTTCAGCGATAAATGAAATTTCCGAGCATTCAATTGTTGCGGATTTAGGAACCGGGGCTGGTTTGCCCGGTATTCCGATTAAAATTCTTCGACCAGACCTTAAATTATATTTAGTCGAATCAATCAAAAAGAAAGCGCTTTTCCTTAACGAGGTCCTCAGAACTTTACAACTAAACGATGCTTGGGTATTAAATCAACGCGCGGAAACAATTAAAAACCTGAAATTTGACTTCATTTTAGCACGATTATTAGGAAAAATCTCTGAAATTTTACCTATCGCTGCTAACTTATTATTTAATCAAGGTAAAATTATTTTTTATAAAGTTGAAAGTAGTGAATCAGAAATTCTTCAGGCTACTCATATAGCAGAAAAGCATAAATTTATCTTAGATAAAATAAAAGACACAGTTTTACCAACAACTAAAATTAAACGCCGATTAGTAATCTACCGGAAACTTAAAAACTCAAAGAATATGATGGAATGA
- a CDS encoding peptidylprolyl isomerase — protein MITKHLLTALICFTLILSCGGPKKSAPQTSTPPTKTDSQIASAKAITSATPKPESMPSQSASKYAVIFVKSGEKSLGKIKIELYTQDAPLTCANFIKLAQQGFYNGLTFHRVIPGFVIQGGDPKGDGTGGPGYTIPAEINPKFKHIRGTVATARLGDQVNPTKASSGSQFYICLAPTPHLDGNYTIFGQVVDGMDVVDKIATFPTDPRTNKPLTPVIMEKVIIE, from the coding sequence ATGATTACAAAACATCTATTAACGGCTTTAATTTGCTTTACCTTAATCCTAAGTTGTGGTGGACCTAAAAAATCCGCGCCCCAAACATCTACCCCACCAACCAAAACTGACAGTCAGATAGCATCGGCAAAAGCAATTACTTCAGCAACTCCAAAACCAGAATCAATGCCAAGCCAATCGGCGTCAAAATATGCAGTAATTTTTGTGAAAAGCGGTGAAAAATCTTTAGGTAAAATAAAAATCGAACTTTACACTCAAGATGCTCCTCTAACTTGTGCTAATTTTATCAAACTTGCCCAGCAAGGTTTTTATAATGGTCTTACTTTTCACCGCGTGATTCCTGGTTTTGTTATCCAAGGTGGTGACCCTAAAGGCGATGGCACTGGTGGACCAGGTTATACAATTCCAGCAGAAATCAACCCCAAATTCAAACACATCAGAGGCACAGTTGCAACTGCCCGACTGGGCGACCAGGTTAATCCCACCAAGGCATCCAGTGGCAGTCAATTTTACATCTGTTTAGCGCCAACACCTCATTTGGATGGCAACTATACTATCTTTGGTCAAGTTGTCGATGGAATGGATGTTGTCGATAAAATCGCGACATTTCCTACTGACCCCCGAACCAACAAACCGCTAACGCCAGTAATTATGGAAAAGGTCATTATAGAATAA
- a CDS encoding M14 family zinc carboxypeptidase, with the protein MKKLLLLFFCLSGLTLLYGRQIPKESVIRIWINRHQEVYNLQEKFPWLAIIDAQESYVDAYATSEQKKQIINAGYKITVLIDDYQQELEKTLQGYHTYAQVCSSMYAIRNQYANITKLETLGLSVQNRVILAMKVTDNPLAEEPEPEIRLVGAHHGNEKISTEVTLSFLKYLVENYGINQLVTDLINNREIWIIPILNADGHISNNRYNAAGVDLNRDYGYMWQTGSSSPWSQPETRAMQRHSQNNNITLEYEYHSTASYVNYLWDYHPKDPPDSNYIIAISQEYADSTYGSSTTRLTKINGFDWYVARGSAQDAVFGIWGGIGTTIETQQPSQQARIDSICVANRRALLAMITRAGWGISGIVRDSITQQPLFAMIKFTNPRRWPIYTDKTIGDFHKMVSAGTYTFTVFANGYQPKTYTVNVPSTGTVFLDINLLPDTDNLYYVQKIVWVRRDNTSSYLDATWTMDGLGKPDSIYYSIGSISNSTIVLEADPPIRNLPRADFTIFEGDTSRENYQVYVTNDWLGAWFSCGNGNGTTSFDLAAAGLDSARYIKIVDASGASTNNPYAGFDLDGIAYNRPLTLIEENSPSYITSQNSYYQILPNPAKSYVKFVHLNPNKNQKIKIYNTHGTLIKELNLFDQIIWNTQDHTGSYVPCGVYFCILDNGKEKMQQKIVIHR; encoded by the coding sequence ATGAAAAAATTACTTTTATTATTCTTTTGCTTATCTGGATTAACTTTACTTTATGGTCGGCAAATTCCAAAAGAAAGTGTAATCCGGATTTGGATTAACCGACACCAAGAAGTTTATAACTTACAAGAAAAATTTCCTTGGCTGGCAATTATTGATGCTCAAGAGAGTTATGTTGATGCTTATGCGACATCTGAGCAAAAAAAACAGATCATTAATGCCGGTTATAAAATAACCGTTCTAATTGACGATTATCAACAAGAATTAGAAAAAACTCTTCAAGGCTATCACACTTATGCTCAAGTTTGTAGTTCAATGTATGCTATTAGAAATCAATACGCCAACATTACTAAATTAGAGACACTTGGTCTATCAGTCCAAAATCGAGTAATTTTAGCAATGAAGGTCACAGATAATCCTTTGGCAGAAGAACCTGAGCCTGAAATCCGATTAGTCGGTGCTCATCATGGTAATGAAAAAATTTCTACAGAAGTTACTCTATCATTTCTTAAATACCTTGTGGAAAATTATGGTATCAACCAACTTGTTACTGATTTAATTAACAATCGAGAAATATGGATAATACCAATTCTAAATGCTGATGGTCATATTAGTAACAACCGTTACAATGCTGCTGGTGTTGATTTGAATCGCGATTATGGTTATATGTGGCAAACAGGTAGTTCTTCACCTTGGTCTCAACCTGAAACTCGGGCTATGCAAAGACACTCCCAAAATAATAATATAACTTTAGAATATGAATATCATTCAACTGCTTCTTATGTCAATTATTTATGGGATTATCATCCTAAAGACCCGCCTGATAGTAATTATATCATCGCAATCTCTCAAGAATATGCTGACTCTACTTATGGCTCTTCAACGACTCGGCTAACTAAAATTAATGGTTTTGACTGGTATGTTGCCCGTGGCTCAGCCCAGGACGCGGTTTTTGGCATATGGGGTGGCATTGGCACAACCATTGAAACTCAACAACCATCACAACAAGCCCGCATTGATAGTATCTGCGTGGCTAACCGTCGCGCCTTGTTAGCAATGATAACCCGTGCTGGTTGGGGAATTTCTGGTATTGTTCGAGACTCGATTACCCAGCAACCACTTTTTGCAATGATTAAATTTACCAATCCCAGAAGGTGGCCTATTTATACAGATAAGACCATCGGCGATTTTCATAAAATGGTATCCGCCGGCACTTATACCTTTACTGTCTTTGCCAATGGTTATCAGCCGAAAACTTATACAGTAAATGTGCCCAGCACAGGAACTGTATTTCTTGATATTAATTTATTGCCCGACACAGATAATCTTTATTATGTTCAAAAAATCGTTTGGGTGCGAAGGGATAATACTTCTTCTTATCTTGATGCTACATGGACTATGGACGGCTTAGGTAAACCTGATAGCATCTATTATTCTATAGGTTCAATCAGTAATAGTACGATTGTGCTTGAAGCCGACCCACCAATTAGAAATCTTCCTCGAGCCGATTTTACTATCTTTGAAGGCGACACATCTCGCGAGAATTATCAGGTGTATGTTACTAATGACTGGCTTGGTGCTTGGTTTTCTTGTGGCAATGGTAATGGCACAACCAGTTTTGATTTAGCCGCTGCCGGATTAGATAGCGCTCGGTATATAAAAATCGTTGATGCTAGTGGTGCTTCGACTAATAATCCATATGCGGGATTTGATTTAGATGGTATCGCCTATAATAGACCATTAACTTTAATTGAGGAAAATTCACCTTCTTATATTACATCTCAAAACTCCTATTATCAAATACTACCCAATCCTGCAAAATCATATGTAAAGTTTGTCCACCTCAATCCCAATAAAAATCAAAAGATAAAAATATATAATACACACGGAACTCTAATCAAAGAATTAAATTTATTTGATCAAATAATTTGGAATACTCAAGACCATACCGGTTCATATGTTCCTTGTGGTGTCTATTTTTGTATTCTTGATAATGGTAAAGAAAAAATGCAACAAAAAATTGTAATCCATCGTTGA